A genome region from Actinobacillus arthritidis includes the following:
- a CDS encoding MerR family transcriptional regulator, with the protein MKIGELAKVVGCSVEAIRFYEKQGLITSPARTQGGFRLYTENHLQQLSFICYCRSLDMSLKEIKMLLNIDKLEGEQTIEVHDLLDRHIKEVVKRIHELDHLRLRLLSLKNELNRHTTNEHNLISMLLAHRNLHFVPMK; encoded by the coding sequence ATGAAAATTGGCGAACTCGCTAAAGTGGTCGGATGTTCTGTTGAAGCAATTCGTTTTTATGAAAAGCAGGGATTAATTACCTCTCCGGCTCGTACGCAAGGCGGCTTTCGCCTCTACACGGAGAATCATTTACAGCAACTTTCTTTTATCTGTTACTGTCGCTCGTTGGATATGTCGCTAAAGGAAATCAAAATGTTATTAAATATTGATAAGCTTGAAGGAGAACAAACAATCGAAGTCCACGATCTTTTAGATCGCCATATCAAAGAAGTCGTAAAACGGATTCACGAACTCGATCATTTACGTTTACGTTTACTCTCACTTAAAAACGAGTTAAATCGCCACACAACTAATGAACATAACTTAATCAGTATGTTATTAGCTCACCGTAACCTACATTTTGTACCGATGAAATAA
- the nrdR gene encoding transcriptional regulator NrdR — MRCPFCATEDTKVVDSRLAADGYQIRRRRECTSCKERFTTFESAELVVPYIVKNNGNRVPFDANKLRISLNRALEKRPVSADDVEKAISKIIIQLQSTGEREVPSKLVGNLAMDALKQLDKVAYIRFASVYLSFDDIEEFSREIEKLRE, encoded by the coding sequence ATGCGTTGTCCGTTTTGTGCGACAGAGGATACAAAAGTTGTTGATTCACGTTTAGCGGCGGACGGTTACCAAATTCGTCGCCGCCGTGAATGTACTAGCTGTAAAGAGCGTTTTACGACTTTTGAATCGGCTGAATTAGTTGTACCTTATATTGTGAAAAATAACGGTAATCGAGTACCGTTTGATGCAAATAAATTGCGAATCAGTTTAAATCGAGCTTTAGAAAAGCGTCCGGTGAGTGCTGATGATGTTGAAAAAGCTATCAGTAAAATTATTATTCAGCTTCAATCCACCGGCGAGCGAGAAGTTCCGAGTAAACTAGTCGGAAATCTTGCAATGGATGCGTTGAAGCAGTTAGATAAAGTCGCTTATATTCGCTTTGCCTCGGTGTATCTTAGCTTCGATGATATTGAGGAATTTAGCCGAGAAATTGAAAAACTTAGAGAATGA
- a CDS encoding YcgL domain-containing protein, producing the protein MSTNLCAIYKSPKREGMFLYVAKRDQFDSVPEVLRQMFGKPQFVMLFNLNGEKQLKRSKNEEVLQAIQTQGFFLQMPPPPENLLKTFLEQKKGEA; encoded by the coding sequence ATGAGTACTAATCTTTGTGCAATTTATAAAAGTCCAAAAAGAGAAGGAATGTTTCTTTATGTAGCAAAACGAGATCAATTTGATAGCGTTCCGGAGGTATTACGCCAAATGTTTGGTAAGCCGCAATTTGTTATGCTATTTAATTTAAATGGTGAAAAGCAACTCAAGCGGTCAAAAAACGAAGAAGTTTTGCAAGCGATTCAAACACAAGGCTTTTTTTTACAAATGCCACCGCCACCAGAAAATTTATTAAAAACATTTCTTGAACAAAAGAAAGGAGAAGCGTAA
- a CDS encoding replicative DNA helicase, with the protein MPEYNSTNKENTRDKQVEQIAVSPHSIEAEQAVLGGIMLSNDHWDNVAERIQASDFYNYAHRTIFEQMVELVRQNQPIDIITLDQALKDKGVLQDVGGFAYLAELSKNTPSAANILAYADIVRDRSDLRGVITAGNQITEMAYHTKGRNAKEVLDEAERIVFEIAEKRNAGNEGPQKIDDILMTTLARIEMLSKNRNNGGVTGVSTGFIDLNKKTAGLQPSDLVIVAARPSMGKTTFAMNLCENASLVDVEDPNDLDEYGNPRKKPAKPVLIFSLEMPADQIMMRMLASLSRVDQTKIRTGQIHDDEDWAKISSTMAILQERNNIYIDDSSGLTPTELRSRARRVYRENGGLSMIMVDYLQLMRAPAFSDNRTLEIAEISRSLKALAKELEVPVVALSQLNRSLEQRADKRPVNSDLRESGSIEQDADLIMFIYRDEVYNDNSDLKGIAEIIIGKQRNGPIGRVRLTFQGQYSRFDNYTGGAYDDEY; encoded by the coding sequence ATGCCTGAATACAACTCAACAAATAAAGAAAACACGAGAGATAAACAAGTGGAACAAATTGCTGTTTCTCCTCACTCGATTGAGGCGGAACAAGCAGTTTTGGGTGGGATTATGTTAAGCAATGATCATTGGGATAATGTTGCGGAACGTATTCAGGCAAGTGATTTTTATAACTATGCACACCGTACTATTTTCGAACAAATGGTGGAATTGGTACGACAGAATCAGCCGATTGATATTATTACACTCGATCAGGCGTTAAAAGATAAAGGCGTATTACAAGATGTTGGGGGATTTGCTTATTTAGCCGAGCTTTCTAAAAATACTCCAAGTGCCGCGAATATTCTTGCGTATGCGGATATTGTACGTGATCGTTCGGATTTACGTGGCGTGATTACTGCCGGTAATCAAATTACAGAAATGGCATATCATACGAAAGGCCGAAATGCAAAAGAAGTTTTAGATGAAGCAGAGCGTATTGTCTTTGAAATTGCGGAAAAGCGTAACGCGGGTAATGAAGGACCACAAAAAATTGACGATATTTTAATGACGACACTTGCTCGTATTGAAATGTTGTCAAAAAACCGTAATAACGGTGGCGTAACGGGTGTTTCAACTGGTTTTATTGATTTGAATAAGAAAACGGCGGGGTTACAGCCATCAGATCTAGTGATTGTGGCGGCTCGTCCGTCAATGGGGAAAACCACTTTTGCGATGAACTTATGCGAAAATGCCTCGCTGGTTGATGTGGAAGATCCGAATGATCTGGATGAATACGGTAACCCTCGTAAGAAACCGGCTAAACCGGTGCTAATTTTCAGTCTTGAAATGCCAGCGGATCAAATTATGATGCGTATGTTAGCTTCGCTTTCTCGTGTGGATCAAACCAAGATTCGAACTGGTCAGATTCACGATGATGAAGATTGGGCGAAAATATCTAGTACGATGGCGATTTTGCAAGAGCGTAACAATATTTATATTGATGACAGTTCAGGTTTAACGCCAACCGAATTACGCTCCCGAGCTAGACGGGTATATCGTGAGAATGGTGGATTAAGTATGATTATGGTGGATTATTTGCAGTTAATGCGTGCACCTGCATTTTCTGATAACCGAACGCTTGAGATCGCTGAGATTTCCCGTTCACTTAAAGCGTTGGCGAAAGAATTAGAGGTCCCGGTTGTCGCTCTTTCTCAGTTAAACCGAAGTCTTGAACAACGTGCCGATAAACGTCCGGTAAACTCGGATTTACGTGAGTCGGGTTCTATTGAGCAAGATGCTGACTTAATTATGTTTATTTATCGTGATGAAGTGTATAACGATAATTCCGATTTAAAAGGGATTGCCGAAATTATTATCGGTAAACAGCGTAACGGTCCGATTGGTCGTGTGCGTTTAACTTTCCAAGGTCAATATTCAAGATTTGATAACTATACAGGCGGAGCCTATGACGATGAGTACTAA
- a CDS encoding ABC transporter permease → MQKLTALNFTFLIILSLLSISVGIADFNWLDIFTHADQTQLLFISRLPRTLAVILVGATLGIAGMVLQIVLKNRFIEPSMIGASQSAAVGILIASLVFPSIPLIAKMSLATVSALIGMSIFMLLLRNLPPHQKLMVPLIGIVFGNIIEAITTFIAYETESLQLLSVWFSGDFSGVLAGRYELLWLTAGLAVLIYIMADKLSIAGLGQNISTGLGINYRQMTWFALIVVAMITAVVVVTIGQIPFIGLVVPNIISRLAGDRLRQNLPSVALLGANLVLLCDIIGRTINIPYEVPISTIFGICGTVVFLYLLFRGKN, encoded by the coding sequence ATGCAAAAACTAACCGCTTTAAATTTCACTTTCCTGATTATTCTTTCTCTACTGAGCATTTCAGTAGGTATTGCTGATTTTAATTGGCTGGATATTTTTACACACGCCGATCAAACACAGCTACTTTTTATTAGCCGTTTGCCTAGAACTTTGGCGGTTATTTTAGTGGGAGCAACGCTTGGAATTGCTGGAATGGTACTTCAAATTGTATTGAAAAACCGCTTCATTGAGCCAAGTATGATTGGTGCAAGCCAAAGTGCGGCGGTCGGTATTTTGATCGCCAGCCTTGTTTTTCCTTCGATACCACTTATCGCCAAAATGTCATTAGCAACCGTGAGTGCTTTAATCGGTATGAGCATTTTTATGTTATTGCTACGTAACTTACCGCCACATCAAAAATTAATGGTACCGCTGATTGGTATTGTATTTGGTAATATTATTGAAGCAATAACCACTTTTATTGCCTACGAAACGGAATCACTTCAACTACTTTCTGTTTGGTTTTCCGGTGACTTTTCCGGTGTATTAGCAGGACGTTACGAATTATTATGGCTAACCGCAGGATTAGCTGTACTCATTTATATTATGGCGGATAAACTGAGTATTGCAGGGCTTGGGCAAAATATTAGCACCGGATTAGGCATTAACTACCGCCAAATGACATGGTTTGCTTTAATTGTGGTCGCAATGATTACTGCGGTCGTCGTTGTCACTATCGGACAAATTCCTTTTATCGGCTTAGTCGTCCCAAACATTATTTCTCGCCTTGCCGGCGATAGATTACGTCAAAATTTACCTTCTGTTGCCTTATTGGGGGCTAATTTAGTGTTACTTTGCGATATTATCGGACGCACAATAAATATACCTTATGAAGTGCCGATTTCTACTATTTTCGGTATCTGTGGTACGGTTGTATTTCTTTATTTACTCTTTAGAGGAAAAAATTAA
- a CDS encoding iron chelate uptake ABC transporter family permease subunit, giving the protein MRTAKILIILALLLCVSGLFFMTFNANGNWDFVLPFRGKKLALLLTIAYTIGISTLLFQTLTNNPILTPSILGFDSLYLLTQTILVFVLGGVGFTQLDTTSKFSIETLLMLIGSLLLFRTINKNHNDLAKMILTGVIFGVLFRSLNNLLQRMIDPEEFAVAQSASFASFNTVKPTLLWISIVITLLSAVWIWQQRHKLDVLLLGKDRAISLGLNYVQFTRQLLICCALLVAISTALVGPILFLGLLVCALANAISPVIGHHIRIPITFLLAAITLILGQAIFEQLLGMQGVLSVVIEFVGGIAFIYLILKQKK; this is encoded by the coding sequence ATGCGTACCGCTAAAATTTTAATAATATTGGCTCTACTCTTATGTGTAAGCGGTCTGTTTTTTATGACTTTTAACGCTAATGGGAATTGGGATTTTGTATTACCCTTCAGAGGAAAAAAACTGGCATTATTACTAACCATTGCCTATACAATCGGGATATCAACCTTACTCTTTCAAACATTAACGAATAATCCAATTCTAACACCCAGTATTTTAGGTTTTGATTCTTTATATTTATTAACGCAAACTATCTTAGTATTTGTTTTAGGTGGTGTCGGATTTACACAACTGGATACGACCAGTAAATTTAGCATTGAAACTTTACTTATGCTAATCGGTTCTTTGCTACTATTCCGAACGATAAATAAAAACCACAATGATCTCGCTAAAATGATTTTAACTGGTGTGATCTTCGGCGTATTATTTAGAAGTTTAAATAATCTTTTGCAACGAATGATCGATCCTGAAGAATTTGCTGTTGCCCAAAGTGCTTCATTTGCAAGTTTTAATACCGTTAAGCCGACGTTACTGTGGATCAGTATTGTGATCACACTTCTCAGTGCTGTTTGGATTTGGCAACAACGACATAAACTTGACGTACTATTACTCGGTAAAGATCGTGCTATTAGTTTAGGATTAAACTATGTTCAATTTACTCGCCAACTGCTAATTTGTTGTGCATTGCTAGTCGCAATTTCTACTGCTCTAGTCGGTCCGATCTTATTCCTCGGGTTATTAGTTTGTGCGTTGGCAAATGCAATCAGTCCAGTAATAGGACACCATATTCGTATTCCAATAACCTTCTTACTGGCGGCTATTACATTAATTTTAGGACAAGCTATTTTTGAACAATTACTTGGAATGCAAGGTGTACTCAGTGTCGTTATTGAGTTTGTCGGCGGTATTGCGTTTATTTACTTAATCTTAAAACAGAAAAAATAA
- a CDS encoding ABC transporter ATP-binding protein: MIEIQNVSHKIGSATILNNINLHIPNGGITALVGANGAGKSTLLSLIARLQTIQSGQILVNNHNVTHTDSRIIAQNLAILTQDNVIHSRITVNDLLMFGRYPHHQGKIRAEDRNIVEEALQRFELEDLKHRFLNELSGGQRQRALIAMTFCQQTKYVLLDEPLNNLDMFHARELMRLLRKLTDELQLTTVMVVHDINMAASYADTIIAMKNGSIVMSGTPTDIITQENLKSIFNLDAEVLTLHGKPLVIHHI, encoded by the coding sequence ATGATCGAAATTCAAAATGTTTCTCATAAAATTGGTTCAGCAACTATTTTAAATAATATTAATTTACATATCCCAAACGGCGGAATTACCGCATTAGTTGGGGCAAATGGTGCTGGAAAATCAACATTACTCTCGCTGATAGCACGCTTACAAACCATTCAAAGCGGTCAAATTTTGGTAAATAATCACAATGTTACCCATACTGATTCTCGAATCATTGCACAAAACCTAGCAATCTTGACTCAAGATAATGTGATTCACAGCCGAATTACAGTCAACGATCTGCTGATGTTTGGACGTTATCCTCATCACCAAGGTAAAATTCGAGCAGAAGATAGAAATATTGTTGAAGAAGCGTTACAACGTTTCGAACTTGAAGATTTAAAACATCGTTTTTTAAATGAATTGTCTGGTGGACAACGCCAACGCGCATTAATTGCCATGACCTTTTGTCAACAAACTAAATATGTTTTATTAGACGAACCGTTAAATAATTTAGATATGTTCCATGCTCGTGAACTAATGCGTCTTTTACGTAAATTAACCGATGAACTGCAATTAACAACAGTCATGGTTGTACACGATATTAATATGGCGGCGTCTTATGCTGATACAATAATCGCTATGAAAAACGGTAGTATCGTGATGAGTGGAACACCAACAGACATTATTACTCAAGAAAATTTAAAAAGTATCTTTAATCTTGATGCTGAAGTTCTCACATTGCATGGAAAACCTCTCGTTATTCATCATATCTAA
- a CDS encoding TIGR00153 family protein, translated as MAMNNIFGLFAQSPLTPLQKLAFKVTECSELLEPFFEATFDNDWDKAADVRTQIIDLERRADTLKREIRLKLPRGLFLPVERGDLLEIVTQLDKLANYSRDISGRIIGRQLVIPEIMQPAFRQFLFRSLDSTRQVRKVLDEMDELLETGFRGRERHFVNDMILELDQIEDDTDQLQVSLRRTLLGLEKELDPIDVMFLYKCIERISILADQAQRVGSRIELMLARA; from the coding sequence ATGGCAATGAATAACATTTTTGGTTTATTCGCACAATCGCCACTCACTCCACTACAAAAACTTGCTTTTAAAGTAACTGAATGTAGTGAATTACTTGAACCGTTCTTCGAAGCGACTTTTGATAATGATTGGGATAAAGCCGCGGATGTAAGAACACAGATTATTGATTTAGAACGCCGGGCGGATACTTTAAAACGAGAAATTCGTTTAAAACTTCCACGCGGTTTATTTTTACCGGTTGAACGTGGTGATTTATTAGAAATTGTAACTCAACTGGACAAATTAGCTAACTATTCTCGCGATATTTCTGGACGTATTATTGGTCGTCAGTTAGTGATTCCCGAAATAATGCAACCAGCTTTCCGCCAATTCCTTTTCCGTAGTCTTGACTCAACTCGTCAAGTGAGAAAAGTTTTAGATGAAATGGATGAATTACTTGAAACTGGTTTCCGTGGTCGTGAACGCCATTTTGTTAACGATATGATCCTAGAATTAGATCAAATTGAAGATGATACTGATCAACTTCAAGTCAGTTTACGCCGTACATTATTAGGTTTAGAAAAAGAACTTGATCCGATCGATGTTATGTTCTTATATAAATGTATTGAGCGTATTAGTATTTTAGCTGACCAAGCACAACGTGTCGGCTCACGTATTGAACTTATGTTGGCTAGAGCATAA